Sequence from the Arthrobacter pigmenti genome:
CCAGGGCAACGTAGCGGTTCCACGGGTGGGGTTCGGCATTGAGCTGGGAGCCACCCATCGACGGGGACCCGATTTCTGAAGGAGGAACGATCGCTGCGGTCACTGTCCTATCCTGCCAACCTGCTCACTGCCTACGCGACCGTAGGTGCGCAACAGCCGTGATGATGGAGAACTCCGCGGGATTCGACCGTGACAGAATGAACCAATGACTTCTTCCAACCCGTCCGGCGATGTCGATACGCAGTCCGCGGAGAACAGTGCACGGGAACCTGTCGTTGTCTGGTCCCGCCCCGAACAGGAGCGCCAGGGCACGCCGCTGCTCATTCTGCTCCATGGGCACCTGGCCAATGAGGATGACCTCATGGGGATTCTTGAGTTCCTGCCGGATGAATTCACGGTGGCTTCGGTTCGCGCGCCGGTGGCGATGGGCCCGGGCTTCACCTGGTTCCCGCTCCAGCATGACGCCGCGTATTCCGTGGACAAGGTTACGGCGGCGGTTCAGGACGTTGTGGATTGGGTCGATTCCAATCGGGGCGGCCATTCCAGCGTGAGCCTGCTTGGTTTCTCCATGGGGATGGCCGTTGCCACCTCGATGTTACGTGCGCGGCCCGCTGACTATGCCGCCGTCGTCGGTCTCTCCGGATTTGCGGTGCCGGACGAAGGCCGGGAGTTCTTCCGCGATGAGGAGCTGCAGGCGAACCCGGTTCCGTTCTTCTGGGGCCGCGACCAGGAAGACCCGGTCATCTCCCCGGACAGGATTGAGTTCACGCACGGGTGGTTGAACCGGCACACCCGGCTCACGAAGGTGCTTTATGCCGGAATGTTTCACAGCATCAACGTTCAGGAGCTCGGGCATGTGCGCGAATTTCTTCAGTTGAGCGTTCCGGGAGTCAGCCGGACACCACCACAACGCTGACACCGTT
This genomic interval carries:
- a CDS encoding alpha/beta hydrolase, with protein sequence MTSSNPSGDVDTQSAENSAREPVVVWSRPEQERQGTPLLILLHGHLANEDDLMGILEFLPDEFTVASVRAPVAMGPGFTWFPLQHDAAYSVDKVTAAVQDVVDWVDSNRGGHSSVSLLGFSMGMAVATSMLRARPADYAAVVGLSGFAVPDEGREFFRDEELQANPVPFFWGRDQEDPVISPDRIEFTHGWLNRHTRLTKVLYAGMFHSINVQELGHVREFLQLSVPGVSRTPPQR